From Fusarium oxysporum f. sp. lycopersici 4287 chromosome 10, whole genome shotgun sequence, the proteins below share one genomic window:
- a CDS encoding membrane dipeptidase — MTDSSPTVTSPPRRNSQQANTPQSTTSTNNNRDGALVLHANSSATAWWSRFRYPVITAGIVLLLSPFTFLWPGQESIDPTNYAERTKRILKTTPLIDGHNDLPFMLRLELKNRIYDERFDFNNRLLGHTDLQRLRQGMVGGQFWSVYVDCDEQQKHFEDPSWIVRDTLEQIDVTRRFIREHPKDLEYCDTAACARKAFKAGRIASMIGIEGGHQVGGSIASLRQMYELGARYMTITHNCDNAFAMAASTVASGTADSGLAKLGKVAIKEMNRLGMMVDLSHVSHQTMRDVLSIARAPVIFSHSGAYAIEPHLRNVPDDVLRQVKHNGGIVMAVFLNRFLNMKHPEQASIHDVADHIFHIAEVCGWTCIGIGADFFGMSNVPIGLEDVSKYPSLMEVLMQRGATDEQIRLLAGENILRVWGNIEKSAKVIQATGEKPVEEEYERREWHKGFSTDPYMLRGGLEEALKNGAKIEEDVFDLDAEGRPKILST; from the exons ATGACCGATTCGTCACCAACTGTGACCTCGCCGCCCCGACGAAATAGCCAGCAGGCGAACACTCCTCAATCAACGACGTCAACTAATAACAATCGCGATGGGGCATTGGTACTGCACGCCAATTCCTCAGCCACAGCTTGGTGGTCACGATTTCGATATCCAGTCATCACTGCTGGGATCGTGCTTTTACTGAGTCCATTTACCTTCTTATGGCCTGGTCAAGAGTCAATTGATCCCACGAATTATGCAGAGCGTACCAAGCGAATCCTCAAGACGACGCC TTTAATTGACGGCCACAATGATCTACCGTTCATGCTTCGTCTTGAACTCAAGAACCGCATTTACGATGAACGTTTCGACTTTAACAATCGATTGCTGGGCCATACAGATTTACAGCGGCTGAGGCAAGGCATGGTCGGAGGTCAATTCTGGAGCGTGTATGTAGACTGCGATGAACAGCAAAAGCACTTTGAGGATCCTTCT TGGATCGTCCGAGACACGCTTGAACAAATTGACGTGACTCGACGTTTCATCCGAGAGCACCCCAAAGACTTGGAGTACTGTGATACTGCTGCCTGCGCTAGAAAGGCGTTCAAAGCAGGTCGTATCGCAAGCATGATTGGCATTGAAGGTGGCCACCAGGTTGGCGGCAGCATTGCAAGCCTTCGGCAGATGTACGAACTGGGAGCGCGATATATGACCATTACACACAATTGTGACAATGCATTTGCCATGGCAGCTTCAACCGTTGCCTCTGGGACTGCAGATTCTGGGCTTGCGAAACTCGGAAAGGTAGCAATCAAGGAGATGAACCGGCTGGGAATGATGGTTGATCTATCGCACGTTTCTCATCAGACGATGAGGGATGTTCTCAGCATTGCTCGAGCACCAGTCATCTTCTCACATTCTGGAGCATACGCCATTGAACCGCATCTTCGAAACGTCCCCGACGATGTTCTTCGCCAGGTCAAGCACAATGGTGGCATCGTTATGGCTGTGTTCCTCAATCGTTTCCTCAACATGAAGCATCCCGAACAAGCATCAATACACGATGTCGCTGATCATATCTTCCACATCGCAGAAGTATGTGGCTGGACTTGCATTGGAATCGGTGCTGATTTCTTTGGCATGTCAAACGTGCCTATTGGGCTAGAAGATGTTTCCAAGTATCCCAGTTTGATGGAGGTGCTCATGCAGCGAGGCGCAACAGATGAGCAGATCCGTCTGCTCGCAGGAGAAAATATTCTCCGAGTTTGGGGAAATATTGAAAAGAGTGCTAAAGTAATTCAGGCTACCGGTGAGAAACCTGTCGAAGAGGAATATGAACGACGAGAGTGGCATAAGGGATTTTCAACTGACCCCTATATGCTGAGGGGAGGGCTTGAGGAGGCCTTGAAGAATGGGGCTAAGATTGAGGAAGATGTTTTCGATTTAGATGCCGAAGGAAGGCCTAAGATTCTGTCTACTTAG
- a CDS encoding potassium/sodium efflux P-type ATPase, fungal-type, giving the protein MAAEYPKHPFLLTIEETAQALDTSIDKGLTSQQVAEAQQRYPKNELDVGGTVPWYSILTKQLLNAMIIVLAFAMALSFGIKDYIEGGVLVFVIVLNVTIGFWQEYRAEKRMDALRALSSPSAMVLRDGKTQVISNPEVVPGDIVLLKMGDTVPADLRLFEAMNLACEEGQLTGESIPVEKITDNNITAPGTEKPVESEDEIGIGDRVNMAYATTVVRKGRGRGIVTATGMSTEVGKIAASTSKKTRKAGRSMNYKKYGKRQPFVGASKRTWDVIGKFLGLTEGTPLQRKLSALAYVLFGCAIILAIVVFAVNKFDMKNEVIIYATSLGIAIIPESLVAVLTITMVVAVTVMRKANVVVRDLSALEALGGVTNICSDKTGTLTEGAMIVRKAWIPSSHIYTVRDSQSPNDPTKGRVTYSKQNDEPEEKEAPRDYDRERSAAVLKFDVPDEKLNQNNAQPKKPEPEVECEMTDELQAFLLSSALCNLATVRYDDEEEKWQVTGEPTEIALQVFTHRFNSGKKTLEGEGWKQIAEFPFDSSIKRMSVIYDAPEGAKGSIIDTANSMVFTKGAVERVLDLCDYVGTGPDQQPITDELKESVLEQMNSLASQGQRVLAIAYRPWDGRFTAKQASSPAEDEKLRTEVEQGLILLGLAGIYDPPRRETKPSIAECSNAGIRVHMLTGDHPETAKAIAKEVGIIPKNLSILPDHVAKSIVQKATDFDRMTDEEIDALEELPLVIARCAPDTKTRMIDALRRRGAFMAMTGDGVNDAPSLSRADVGIAMGSGSDVAKSASKIVLTDDKFNSIVAAIREGRRMFDNIQKFVLHLLTSNVGEVILLVCGLAFVDDSGFSVFPVSPLQIIWINMATSSFPAFGLGREQGAQDIMRKPPQDKKRGVFTNQIIIDMIVYGIIMGACTMCTFVIIVYGANGGNLGFECNQRYSEECIPVFKARAATFAELTWLILISAWEFKSLRRSVFRLNPDDDSKFPVFKDIYSNRFLFWSVIIGGLSVFPVVYIPVLNHKFFKHTGITWEWALAVGFTVVFVAGIELWKMTKRHFHLLEDAPVRRGVWGQGGEDGGRLARTMSLSSFKTWASFSRKDTGESLGKRSTSRGPTDRHIVPQGLAATEA; this is encoded by the exons ATGGCGGCCGAGTACCCCAAGCACCCGTTCCTCCTCACAATTGAGGAGACGGCGCAAGCTCTCGACACCAGCATCGACAAGGGCCTTACCAGCCAACAAGTGGCTGAAGCTCAGCAAAGATATCCCAAGAATGAGCTCGACGTGGGCGGTACAGTACCATGGTACAGTATTTTGACCAAGCAGCTGCTCAATGCCATGATCATT GTTCTGGCATTTGCCATGGCTCTCAGTTTCGGTATCAAAGATTACATCGAAGGTGGTGtgcttgtctttgttatCGTCCTAAACGTCACCATTGGTTTCTGGCAAGAGTACCGCGCGGAGAAGCGCATGGATGCTCTCCGagctctctcctctcctAGTGCCATGGTTCTTCGCGATGGAAAGACTCAAGTTATTTCCAA CCCCGAAGTCGTTCCCGGTGACATCGTCCTTCTCAAGATGGGCGACACCGTCCCCGCCGATCTCCGTCTCTTTGAAGCCATGAACCTTGCTTGCGAGGAAGGTCAACTTACTGGCGAATCAATCCCCGTCGAGAAGATTACTGATAACAATATCACCGCTCCCGGAACCGAGAAGCCTGTCGAGTCCGAGGATGAGATCGGTATTGGTGACCGTGTCAACATGGCTTATGCCACCACCGTCGTCCGAAAGGGCCGTGGTCGTGGTATTGTTACTGCTACTGGTATGTCCACCGAGGTCGGTAAGATTGCTGCCTCTACTTCCAAGAAGACTCGCAAGGCTGGCCGATCTATGAACTACAAGAAGTACGGAAAGCGGCAACCCTTTGTTGGTGCTTCCAAGCGAACTTGGGATGTTATCGGCAAGTTCTTGGGCCTCACCGAAGGAACACCGCTCCAGCGAAAGCTTTCCGCTCTTGCTTACGTCCTCTTCGGTTGTGCTATCATTCTCGCTATCGTCGTGTTTGCCGTCAACAAGTTCGACATGAAGAACGAGGTCATTATTTATGCGACATCTCTTGGTATCGCCATTATCCCCGAGTCCCTGGTGGCTGTCTTGACTATTACCATGGTCGTTGCTGTTACTGTCATGCGAAAGGCCAATGTCGTTGTCCGTGATCTTTCCGCCCTCGAAGCTCTTGGAGGTGTTACCAACATTTGCTCTGACAAGACTGGTACCCTCACCGAAGGAGCTATGATTGTTCGCAAGGCCTGGATCCCCTCTTCTCATATCTACACTGTTCGCGACTCTCAGAGCCCCAACGATCCCACCAAGGGTCGAGTTACCTACTCCAAGCAAAACGATGAGCccgaggagaaggaggccCCTCGTGACTACGATCGCGAGCGCAGTGCCGCTGTCCTCAAGTTCGATGTCCCCGATGAGAAGCTTAACCAGAACAACGCCCAGCCCAAGAAGCCTGAGCCCGAGGTTGAGTGCGAGATGACTGATGAACTTCAGGCTTTCTTGCTTTCTTCCGCTCTTTGCAACTTGGCTACTGTTCGAtacgatgatgaagaggagaagtggCAGGTTACTGGTGAGCCTACCGAAATTGCCCTTCAGGTCTTCACCCACCGCTTCAACTCTGGAAAGAAGACTCTCGAGGGTGAAGGCTGGAAGCAAATCGCCGAATTCCCCTTCGACAGCTCTATCAAGCGAATGTCCGTCATCTACGATGCCCCAGAGGGTGCCAAGGGTTCCATTATCGACACTGCCAACTCAATGGTCTTCACCAAAGGTGCTGTCGAGCGTGTCTTGGATCTCTGCGACTACGTTGGCACTGGACCTGATCAGCAGCCCATTAccgatgagctcaaggagagTGTCCTCGAGCAGATGAACAGTCTCGCTTCCCAGGGTCAACGTGTTCTGGCTATCGCCTACCGTCCTTGGGATGGTCGTTTCACCGCCAAGCAGGCCTCTTCTCccgctgaggatgagaagcttCGAACTGAGGTCGAGCAGGGTCTTATTCTACTTGGTCTTGCTGGTATCTACGATCCTCCTCGCCGCGAAACTAAGCCCTCTATCGCCGAGTGTTCCAACGCTGGTATCCGAGTTCACATGCTTACTGGTGATCACCCTGAGACTGCTAAGGCCATTGCCAAGGAAGTCGGTATCATTCCGAAGAACCTTAGTATTCTACCTGATCACGTAGCCAAGTCCATTGTTCAGAAGGCGACCGATTTCGACAGAATGACCGACGAGGAGATTGATGCTCTCGAGGAACTTCCTCTAGTTATTGCCCGTTGCGCTCCTGACACCAAGACCCGCATGATCGACGCTCTCCGTCGTCGTGGTGCCTTCATGGCTATgactggtgatggtgtcaaCGATGCCCCTTCTCTGTCTCGTGCCGATGTTGGTATTGCTATGGGTTCCGGATCTGATGTTGCCAAGTCTGCCTCCAAGATCGTACTTACCGATGATAAGTTCAACTCCATTGTCGCTGCTATCCGCGAGGGTCGTCGCATGTTCGACAACATCCAGAAGTTCGTCCTCCATCTCCTAACTTCCAACGTTGGTGAGGTTATCCTCTTGGTTTGCGGTCTTGCTTTCGTCGACGACAGTGGCTTTTCCGTGTTCCCTGTCTCGCCTCTTCAAATTATCTGGATCAACATGGCTACCTCTTCATTCCCTGCCTTCGGACTCGGTCGCGAGCAGGGTGCTCAGGACATCATGCGCAAGCCTCCTCAGGATAAGAAGCGCGGTGTTTTCACCAAccagatcatcatcgacatgATTGTCTACGGTATTATCATGGGTGCTTGCACAATGTGCActttcgtcatcatcgtctaTGGTGCCAACGGCGGCAACCTCGGCTTCGAGTGCAATCAGCGATACTCCGAGGAGTGTATCCCCGTGTTCAAGGCTCGCGCTGCTACTTTTGCTGAGCTGACATGGCTGATCCTCATCTCTGCCTGGGAGTTCAAGAGTCTGCGCCGCTCCGTCTTCCGCCTTAACCCCGACGACGACAGCAAGTTCCCCGTGTTCAAGGACATCTACTCCAAccgcttcctcttctggtcCGTTATCATTGGCGGTCTCTCCGTCTTCCCTGTTGTCTACATTCCCGTCCTTAACCacaagttcttcaagcacACTGGCATCACTTGGGAGTGGGCTCTGGCCGTTGGCTTCACTGTTGTGTTCGTTGCTGGCATTGAGCTCTGGAAGATGACCAAGCGACACTTCCACCTTCTTGAGGACGCTCCTGTCCGACGTGGTGTTTGGGGCCAGGGTGGTGAAGACGGTGGTCGCCTTGCTCGAACTATGTCTCTGTCCAGCTTCAAGACCTGGGCATCTTTCTCTCGAAAGGACACTGGCGAGTCTCTCGGAAAGCGAAGCACCTCTCGTGGGCCTACCGATCGACACATTGTGCCTCAAGGCCTTGCAGCCACCGAGGCCTAA
- a CDS encoding hypothetical protein (At least one base has a quality score < 10) encodes MKVNSFIRALAIFSARACAYKQLTPQRVADDIKAEDLDKTLQALYKIAHDNSNNRAFGLPGYKASLDFVLSRLGGGSHFAITVQPFKNHFSQTRKIVLTGPDGEHVDVVSLQYNHATPLPDGVTASLALIPIDDVRGSGCFEDQWKDIDVKGKVALIKRGKCQFANKLKLAKDNGASAAIVFNDNSNQTAGSGSLGAENFGKLAPAGVVTYDKGNSWAERLKAGENLEVNLTIDVLTEKRETWQIIADTKAGDSNSVVMLGAHLDSIQEGPGINDNGSGVAALLSIAESVKKYKNFKNKLRFAFWGAEESGMIGSTYYVSNLSRDEASKIRFYYNYDMIASPQPYYIGIPLSTHPLGASSDYVGFLELGIPTSGIFTGAGVPQDACYHTPCDDIKNINQEAFLVNAKAAGYAAASLALSVDEVPMHESSTVNPLSKRGVARNLVRWANVARGAEKVHSCGSERKVFM; translated from the exons ATGAAGGTCAATAGTTTCATACGCGCTCTGGCGATATTCTCTGCCAGAGCTTGTGCATACAAACAGCTCACTCCCCAACGTGTAGCGGATGATATCAAAGCAGAAGA TCTCGACAAGACACTTCAAGCTTTATACAAAATTGCCCACGACAACAGCAATAACCGGGCCTTTGGACTCCCAGGTTACAAGGCATCGCTTGATTTTGTTCTTTCTCGTTTGGGCGGCGGTAGCCATTTCGCTATCACAGTTCAGCCATTCAAGAATCATTTTTCCCAAACTCGAAAGATTGTTTTGACAGGTCCCGATGGAGAACACGTCGATGTGGTCTCACTGCAGTACAATCACGCCACTCCCCTACCCGACGGAGTAACAGCCTCTTTGGCCCTCATCCCCATAGACGATGTTCGTGGCTCAGGCTGTTTCGAAGACCAATGGAAAGACATCGACGTCAAAGGGAAGGTTGCTTTGATCAAGCGCGGGAAATGCCAGTTTGCAAACAAGCTCAAATTGGCCAAGGATAACGGTGCTTCAGCAGCCATCGTCTTCAATGATAATTCCAACCAAACGGCGGGATCCGGCTCCCTCGGAGCTGAGAACTTTGGTAAACTTGCACCTGCTGGTGTCGTCACGTACGACAAGGGAAATTCTTGGGCCGAACGTCTTAAAGCAGGGGAGAACCTAGAGGTCAATCTGACCATCGATGTCTTGACTGAAAAGCGCGAAACTTGGCAGATCATTGCAGATACCAAGGCTGGTGATTCTAATAGTGTTGTGATGCTGGGTGCTCATCTTGACTCTATTCAAGAAGGCCCTGGCATTAATGATAACGGAAGCGGTGTCGCCGCCCTACTCAGCATCGCCGAGTCAGTCAAGAAGTATAAAAACTTCAAAAACAAGCTTCGATTTGCCTTTTGGGGCGCTGAAGAGAGTGGGATGATTGGATCGACTTACTATGTCTCCAACTTGTCCAGGGATGAGGCCAGCAAGATACGATTTTACTACAACTACGACATGATTGCCTCTCCACAGCCTTACTACATC GGTATCCCGCTGAGTACAC ACCCTTTGGGGGCGTCTTCAGACTATGTGGGCTTCCTTGAACTTGGTATTCCCACATCCGGTATCTTCACAGGCGCTGGTGTTCCGCAAGATGCTTGCTATCATACTCCATGTGATgacatcaagaacatcaaccAGGAAGCATTCCTCGTCAATGCTAAGGCTGCCGGCTACGCCGCTGCAAGTCTTGCCTTGAGTGTAGATGAGGTACCTATGCATGAAAGCTCAACTGTCAACCCTTTGAGCAAGCGCGGAGTAGCAAGAAACCTGGTTCGGTGGGCGAATGTTGCCCGAGGTGCAGAGAAGGTGCATAGCTGTGGGAGTGAGAGGAAGGTCTTTATGTGA